In Candidatus Delongbacteria bacterium, one DNA window encodes the following:
- a CDS encoding chemotaxis response regulator protein-glutamate methylesterase, whose amino-acid sequence MNEIKILIVDDSAFMRKALSMMLEDHSDLKVVGTCTNGIDAVNFVRDNAIDIVTLDIEMPKMDGLSALKQILEIKPIPVIMISSLTTEGASHTIEALELGAVDFIPKNMSFISHEIMKIKEELIEKIRYFHKNSAILARKISIASRLTKIRKSHIDRPLDKGSSTLKSTNTYRNTKEIVVIGSSTGGPAALQKIIPLLPKDLPVPVLIVQHMPPGFTASLAERLNSLSELDVKEVVSDTLPKKGCVYVSPGGKQTVINSRKRLEVRESKVGELYKPCIDTTFLSINEVYRGRVLAVILTGMGSDGTEGLKKIHENNGFIIGQNQESCVVYGMPKEANETGLSNVVVDLSEIAKLIIENC is encoded by the coding sequence ATGAATGAGATAAAAATACTTATTGTTGATGATTCAGCATTTATGAGAAAAGCTTTATCAATGATGCTTGAGGATCATTCTGATTTAAAAGTAGTTGGTACATGTACGAATGGAATTGATGCTGTCAACTTTGTCAGAGATAATGCCATTGATATTGTAACTTTGGATATTGAGATGCCCAAAATGGATGGGTTATCTGCGTTAAAGCAAATTTTAGAAATAAAACCAATACCTGTAATAATGATAAGCTCCTTAACAACTGAAGGTGCTAGTCACACAATTGAAGCATTAGAATTGGGAGCTGTGGACTTTATTCCAAAAAATATGAGTTTTATCTCACATGAGATAATGAAAATAAAAGAAGAATTAATAGAAAAAATAAGATATTTTCACAAAAATAGTGCAATACTTGCAAGAAAAATTTCCATCGCAAGTAGACTTACAAAAATTAGAAAATCGCATATAGATAGACCTCTTGATAAGGGCTCATCAACTTTAAAAAGTACAAATACCTATAGAAATACAAAAGAAATAGTTGTTATAGGTTCCTCTACCGGTGGCCCTGCTGCATTACAGAAAATTATACCACTATTACCAAAAGATTTGCCTGTTCCGGTTCTTATAGTACAACACATGCCACCAGGATTTACTGCTTCATTAGCTGAAAGACTTAATTCTTTGTCCGAATTAGATGTCAAAGAGGTTGTGAGTGATACTTTGCCAAAAAAGGGATGTGTTTACGTTTCTCCTGGTGGAAAGCAAACGGTTATCAATTCGAGAAAGAGATTAGAAGTTCGAGAGTCTAAAGTAGGTGAGTTGTATAAACCATGCATTGACACAACTTTTTTATCCATTAATGAGGTTTATAGGGGTAGGGTATTAGCGGTAATTTTGACAGGTATGGGAAGTGATGGCACTGAGGGTTTAAAAAAAATTCATGAAAACAATGGATTTATAATAGGTCAAAACCAGGAGTCCTGTGTAGTCTACGGAATGCCAAAAGAAGCAAATGAGACAGGTCTTAGCAATGTGGTTGTAGATCTATCGGAGATAGCTAAATTAATTATAGAGAATTGTTAA
- a CDS encoding protein-glutamate O-methyltransferase CheR gives MKLDFTENEFKKIRDFIYETSGMYFPDNKKYLIDDRISKRLESLRLDSVDSYIHYLKFDRNKATELNNLFDAVTINETSFYRNIPQIEALQKIILPELIETKIKSGIKSIKLWSAACSSGEEPYTMSMVLKEILGSSFNSWNIEILATDISIAILEQAKRGVYNSNALRNTPPEIVSKYFISQGRDFVLNNEIKSKVKFINLNLMDRMKMRMIRSVDVIFCRNVLIYFDVQSKKQVISSLYSSLSEDGYLFIGHSESMHGISSAFKLVHMKNTMVYKKQR, from the coding sequence ATGAAATTAGATTTTACTGAGAATGAATTTAAAAAGATAAGGGATTTTATCTACGAGACCAGTGGCATGTATTTTCCTGATAATAAGAAGTACTTAATTGATGATAGAATCTCCAAGAGACTTGAATCACTAAGACTTGACAGCGTAGACAGTTATATTCATTATCTAAAATTTGATAGAAATAAAGCCACTGAATTAAATAATCTCTTTGATGCCGTTACTATAAACGAGACATCATTCTATAGAAATATTCCTCAAATTGAAGCTCTACAAAAAATAATTTTACCTGAACTTATAGAAACGAAAATTAAATCAGGAATAAAATCTATAAAATTATGGTCTGCTGCTTGTAGCAGTGGTGAAGAACCTTACACAATGTCCATGGTTTTGAAAGAGATTCTGGGGAGTAGTTTTAATAGCTGGAATATTGAAATTTTAGCCACAGATATTAGCATTGCTATTTTGGAACAGGCAAAAAGAGGTGTTTATAATTCAAATGCCCTCAGAAACACACCCCCTGAAATCGTTTCAAAATATTTTATCAGTCAGGGTAGAGATTTTGTTTTAAATAACGAGATCAAATCGAAAGTCAAGTTTATCAATCTCAATTTAATGGATAGAATGAAAATGAGAATGATACGCTCTGTGGATGTGATTTTTTGCAGAAATGTCCTTATCTATTTTGATGTTCAATCCAAAAAACAGGTTATTTCATCATTGTACAGTAGCCTTTCGGAAGATGGTTATCTATTTATTGGACACAGTGAATCAATGCATGGAATAAGTAGTGCTTTTAAGCTTGTACATATGAAAAATACAATGGTTTATAAAAAACAACGGTAA
- a CDS encoding HDOD domain-containing protein, whose translation MSNRLEEIKSRILSISDLPTLPTVATEVMSLADDPDTSINDLVEVIHNDPSITGKILRIANSAFYGMRQKIDTISRALVVLGMNEVNNLVTSISVFSAFPQSSDKESFNREKFWEHCAVTGEVSKAISNRLGLKAMGVAFTSGLLHDIGKIILDQYFHDEFMDAFSMSKARDIPLFEAEREIFGVNHSQIGGWLGEKWRLPPNLIDAITFHHKPMRSLNHKITTSIVSLANIFSKASDNSFSGEELKIILTDTEAWKILERELPAILSIDIERFTFELEEYSRNAKEFLKIVTG comes from the coding sequence ATGTCAAATAGGTTAGAAGAAATAAAAAGTAGAATATTATCAATAAGTGATTTACCAACTTTACCAACCGTAGCTACAGAAGTTATGTCTTTGGCGGATGATCCTGACACTTCAATTAATGATCTTGTGGAAGTGATACATAATGACCCCTCTATAACAGGAAAAATACTACGTATAGCGAATTCAGCCTTTTATGGTATGAGACAGAAAATAGACACCATTAGTAGAGCTTTAGTTGTTCTTGGTATGAATGAGGTTAATAATTTAGTAACCAGTATTTCTGTTTTTTCCGCATTTCCACAGAGCTCAGATAAAGAATCATTCAATAGAGAAAAATTTTGGGAGCATTGTGCTGTAACAGGTGAAGTGTCGAAAGCTATTTCAAATAGACTTGGTTTAAAAGCGATGGGAGTAGCTTTTACTTCAGGACTATTACATGATATAGGGAAGATTATTTTAGATCAGTATTTTCACGATGAATTTATGGATGCATTTTCTATGTCAAAAGCCCGAGACATTCCTTTGTTTGAAGCAGAACGAGAAATTTTTGGTGTAAATCATAGTCAAATTGGAGGTTGGCTTGGTGAAAAATGGAGGTTGCCACCAAATTTGATTGATGCTATTACATTTCATCATAAACCAATGAGATCATTAAATCATAAAATAACTACCTCGATTGTATCTTTAGCCAATATCTTTTCCAAAGCATCCGACAACTCCTTTTCAGGTGAGGAATTGAAAATTATACTTACAGATACCGAAGCTTGGAAAATATTGGAGAGAGAGCTACCTGCTATTTTATCTATAGATATTGAAAGGTTTACTTTCGAATTGGAAGAGTATTCAAGAAACGCTAAAGAGTTCTTAAAAATTGTAACTGGTTAA
- a CDS encoding response regulator: MRKRILIADDSSTVRKFVLFTLKVKGFEVIAAVDGMDAMEKMPADGVDLIITDLNMPNMDGYEFIRSIRADDNLKSIPIIILSSESKAADKEKGMQAGANSYLVKPFNALKLQYEVAKYIN, translated from the coding sequence ATGAGAAAACGAATTTTAATAGCTGATGACAGCTCAACAGTAAGAAAATTTGTATTATTTACTTTAAAGGTTAAAGGGTTTGAAGTTATTGCAGCTGTAGATGGAATGGATGCAATGGAAAAAATGCCTGCTGATGGAGTGGATTTAATAATAACTGATTTAAATATGCCAAATATGGATGGTTATGAATTTATCAGAAGCATTAGAGCTGATGATAATTTAAAATCTATTCCAATTATAATTCTTTCTTCTGAAAGTAAAGCAGCTGACAAAGAAAAAGGGATGCAAGCTGGTGCAAATTCATATCTGGTAAAACCTTTTAATGCTTTAAAGTTACAATATGAAGTGGCAAAATATATAAATTAA
- a CDS encoding chemotaxis protein CheA translates to MNDLDGMEEIIDEFLTEAFDNLEFLAENIIDLEQKRDDKELLDTIFRNIHTLKGSAGFLGLDPVALLAHKVEDILNKFRKNEIVIDSISVDIILESIDYLDKMLTAVKKSEKVEKAPEKLFDKLSEISEKEKSSDKEVLKDSNFQFQLVEEQDSKEVVEFDNSIFEGESGELINDFIIETDELLEKLDISLIDLSEKPGDLDILNEIFRYVHTIKGTGSFLGFDQLTSMTHVAEDLLNLLRKNELTLTDEIMDELLKFNDMLKILLGDIADKNIIKRDIEYIVQNLVALKDGEKVTKQKEIILASPPEEIKTVNGENEIKAPEPKEEIDQTGDRKKNSADHTIRVDVRRLENLLNLVGELVLTRNKLQKVTETILQYYDENDLLEKLVNVNSEISHISSNIQSAVMKTRMTPIGKVFNKFPRLVRDLARQTGKEIELIIEGAETELDRTLVEEISDPLVHLIRNSCDHGVELPKKRVESGKPAKGFVKIFAKQEGDSIIIGISDDGNGIDPKIILKKAIEKGIVNEQDGKKLSDKDIVNLIFAAGFSTAEKVSNISGRGVGMDVVKTNIAKLNGVIEIDSIPGQGSTFFIRLPLTLAIIKVLMIEIGSEVLAIPINSVVEITNLTDGIVKKVNQKDMFILRDQVYPLVWLDRIFKYSSENKGLGKYVIIVISGEKKYGFVVDSINEGQAEIVIKQLGDFMPHVSGIAGGTITGDGRIRLIIDVQEVVQIDSGVLR, encoded by the coding sequence ATGAATGATCTTGATGGAATGGAAGAAATTATTGATGAGTTTCTTACTGAAGCATTTGATAATCTGGAGTTTTTGGCGGAAAATATTATAGATCTAGAGCAAAAGAGAGATGATAAGGAGCTTTTAGACACCATTTTCAGAAACATTCATACTTTGAAAGGATCTGCTGGATTTTTAGGGTTAGATCCAGTTGCTTTGTTGGCTCACAAAGTTGAAGATATCCTCAATAAATTTAGAAAAAATGAAATTGTTATAGATTCCATTTCAGTGGATATTATACTAGAAAGTATAGATTATTTAGATAAAATGTTAACTGCTGTGAAAAAAAGTGAAAAAGTTGAAAAAGCACCCGAAAAACTATTCGATAAATTAAGCGAAATAAGTGAAAAAGAGAAGAGTTCTGATAAGGAAGTATTAAAGGATTCAAATTTTCAATTTCAACTGGTTGAAGAGCAAGATAGTAAAGAGGTTGTTGAGTTTGATAATTCAATATTTGAAGGAGAATCAGGGGAATTAATAAATGATTTCATTATTGAAACAGATGAGTTACTGGAAAAACTTGATATCAGTCTTATTGATTTGTCTGAAAAACCTGGGGATTTGGATATTTTAAATGAGATTTTCAGGTATGTTCACACAATAAAAGGTACTGGTTCATTTTTAGGATTCGACCAACTTACAAGTATGACACATGTAGCTGAAGATCTATTAAATTTGTTAAGAAAAAATGAGCTGACCCTAACTGATGAGATAATGGATGAACTTTTAAAATTTAATGATATGCTGAAAATATTGCTCGGTGATATTGCAGATAAAAATATAATTAAGAGGGATATCGAATATATAGTTCAGAATCTTGTAGCTCTAAAAGACGGGGAAAAAGTAACTAAACAGAAAGAAATAATTTTAGCATCTCCTCCTGAAGAGATTAAAACTGTAAATGGCGAAAATGAAATAAAAGCTCCAGAACCAAAAGAAGAGATTGATCAAACTGGTGATAGGAAAAAGAATAGTGCTGATCATACAATAAGAGTTGATGTTAGAAGACTTGAAAATCTTTTAAATTTGGTTGGAGAGTTGGTTTTAACTAGAAATAAGCTTCAGAAAGTAACTGAAACAATTTTACAGTATTATGATGAAAATGACCTTCTTGAAAAATTAGTTAATGTAAATAGTGAAATTTCACATATATCCAGTAATATTCAATCAGCTGTAATGAAAACAAGAATGACACCAATTGGGAAAGTTTTTAATAAATTTCCGCGACTTGTTCGAGATCTTGCGAGGCAGACAGGCAAGGAAATTGAGCTAATTATAGAGGGTGCGGAGACTGAGCTGGATAGAACACTTGTGGAAGAAATTTCAGATCCACTGGTTCATTTAATTAGAAACAGTTGTGATCATGGAGTGGAATTACCTAAAAAAAGAGTGGAGTCTGGCAAACCAGCAAAAGGCTTTGTAAAAATTTTTGCAAAGCAAGAAGGAGATAGCATAATAATTGGTATAAGTGATGATGGTAATGGAATAGATCCAAAAATAATCCTAAAAAAAGCGATCGAAAAAGGTATTGTTAATGAACAGGATGGAAAAAAACTGTCAGATAAAGATATTGTAAATTTAATTTTTGCAGCAGGATTTTCCACGGCAGAGAAGGTTTCAAATATTTCTGGTCGTGGTGTGGGGATGGATGTCGTTAAAACAAATATTGCAAAACTAAATGGAGTTATTGAGATAGATTCAATTCCCGGTCAGGGATCAACTTTTTTTATCAGACTTCCTTTAACACTTGCAATTATAAAAGTTTTGATGATTGAGATTGGTTCAGAAGTTCTTGCGATTCCAATAAATTCAGTAGTAGAAATAACAAATTTAACCGATGGCATTGTAAAGAAAGTTAATCAAAAAGATATGTTCATTCTTCGGGATCAGGTATATCCACTAGTTTGGTTAGATAGGATTTTTAAATATAGCTCCGAAAATAAAGGTTTGGGCAAATATGTAATCATAGTAATTTCTGGTGAAAAAAAATATGGGTTTGTCGTAGACTCTATTAATGAAGGTCAGGCTGAGATTGTTATAAAACAGCTTGGTGATTTTATGCCACATGTAAGTGGAATTGCTGGTGGGACAATTACTGGTGATGGTAGAATCAGGCTTATCATAGATGTTCAAGAAGTTGTACAAATTGATTCAGGAGTTTTAAGGTGA